One region of Lampris incognitus isolate fLamInc1 chromosome 12, fLamInc1.hap2, whole genome shotgun sequence genomic DNA includes:
- the LOC130121568 gene encoding transmembrane protein 144-like yields the protein MTNLKKALVLFCGVCAIAKLCNGEAFDSSLDKRMFFQFVFCNTLALESLLVYVIRGCPDIWAFSMVGGFLFALGNLTSVPIIKTIGLGMGFLICACILFFLKTENEEKGSHEENEERKPLLHSKSINPNQAMDSPDYDHIQSDNLNSHITWVEKLSPMTRKIFGCVLAVFAGLCYGCAYTPIIYIKNSSLKNGTSFSGASQFDLDYIFPYMLGINTLTSVSFFGYCQVMKNIPALPSRCVLPAFCGASLLFAAQCAFFTASYFLGTLITFPVGTAGTKNFVILTAVLITVLGGVTLIFLSKMEM from the exons ATGACGAATTTAAAGAAAGCTCTTGTTCTTTTCTGTGGAGTGTGTGCGATAGCGAAGCTCTGTAATGGCGAAGCGTTTGATTCCAGCCTTGACAAAC GTATGTTTTTTCAATTTGTGTTCTGCAATACTTTGGCTCTGGAGTCTCTCCTGGTTTATGTCATCAGAGGCTGCCCAGACATCTGGGCATTCAGCATGGTGGGCGGCTTCCTCTTTGCCCTAG GAAACCTCACCAGTGTGCCAATCATAAAAACCATCGGACTTGGAATGGGCTTCCTCATTTG TGCCTGTATACTGTTCTTCCTTAAAACAGAAAATGAGGAAAAGGGAAGTCATGAGGAGAATGAGGAGAGGAAGCCCCTGCTTCATAGCAAAAGCATAAACCCAAATCAGGCG ATGGATTCCCCTGACTATGACCACATTCAGTCTGACAACCTCAACTCTCACATCACCTGGGTTGAGAAACTCAGTCCCATGACCAGAAAGATCTT TGGTTGTGTACTAGCAGTTTTTGCAGGACTATGCTACGGCTGTGCCTACACCCCAATCATCTACATAAAGAACAGCTCTTTGAAGAATGGCACATCTTTTTCAGGAGCCAGTCAGTTCG ATTTGGACTATATTTTCCCTTATATGCTGGGGATCAATACACTGACCTCAGTGTCATTCTTTGGGTATTGTCAAGTGATGAAAAATATTCCTGCTCTGCCATCCAGATGCGTGTTGCCAG CTTTCTGTGGAGCATCACTGCTGTTTGCTGCCCAGTGTGCCTTCTTCACGGCGAGCTACTTCCTTGGGACGCTCATCACATTTCCTGTTGGAACTGCA GGGACCAAAAACTTCGTCATCCTCACAGCTGTTCTCATCACTGTTCTTGGTGGAGTCACACTAATCTTCCTGTCAAAGATGGAAATGTGA